The genomic region TACAAGCTGGGAAAATACAGAGTTGTAAGTCTGGGTCTGAAGTCTTAAACAGAAGTCTTTGGTGCCTCAGcattctagaaagaaaaaaacaaaaccctttgGACCTTAATCCCTGTAAGACACCTAACTAGTGGTTTACCATGACACCAAAAGAAGTTTCTGTTgacaaaagctttaaaaatcagtttctctGAAAGTATTGCCTTCACCAGGGCTAGTGGGGCTGCACACCTGGACAGTCTCTAGCTTTGTGCTGCATGTGAGGAAAATATCTTCCTCCTATGCCAGTGCCCACTGCACAGCATCCACCCTATAATGCTGTGGGCACCAGGACAGGGTGCAccaggaagctgcagaggaaAACTTTTCCTCAGTGTCTGATGCTCAGAAAATAGCTTCCTATGTTGGATAGTGATTTTGAGAAAGGACTTGTGTTCCTCTTCTCTACTTACTGCCACTGTTTTCAGCTACCTAGCCTTTTTATTAGCTTATGTTTTATATGTCCCCTTAATATCTTTTAATGAATGACAACTCTTTAATCTAATCTGTGTCTCCATAGTCATACCCTCCTTGTAAAATGGCATAAAGAGGAGCGCAGTAGCCACAACACTTCACCCAGAAGAGTAACAGCTTGCTTTTGTCTCAGCTCTTGAGATGCACTTACTGTGTTATCTCCAGAAGTAGTTTCCTTACTATAGAAATAAACTCAGTAATTGTATCTTAGATCTCTAAGTGTCTGATACTAGATAAAAATGGGTAACACCAATtacaaacattaatttaaacCATGCATAGGTATAAACTAGCTCTTAAAACATGAAGAAGTACATCAAACTTTATTATATTAATCCAAAATGGCAAATATACAAGTACATTTGTATATACTTCAGTGCTTAAGTGCAAATGTAGGGTGTCACAGGTACTTCCTCCTGCAGACAGCCAGAGGACTACTGTACCTCTGACAAGAGTTTATAGCTGGTTAACATTTGGAATATAAATAAGTATACAGTTTTGGTCAGTTCCACTATAGGAATCAGGAAGTGAGGATGCACCCTGAGAGGGTGAAAATCTTGGTTTAAAAGCTGATTTAACTTCAGTATTCTGTGTCCAACTTTCTGCATGTACGTGGAAGGTTAGAAGCAGTTATCAAGACTTCCTAAATTTGAGGATAGTAAGCATCTCTTGTCCTGCTTGCCTGGAAAGTACTCGTGTACCTTCTAAGCCATATTTCTTCATAATTTCCAGAATTTCATCTGAAATGGAAAGTGCAGTGTTACAACAGAGCCTATAGCTAAATTGGCTGTAAGAGGCAGCACTAAAATATCTAGCAAAGATAAGCTGTAAAGCAAAGATTATAAACTGCCTCCTTTCAGACAGTAATTCTATGCAAGGTATTCTTCCATCAAGAACAAATAAAGCTTACAATTTACTAACTCAATTCTGTATTTTGGTATTACAGAAATATACATCCCAGTTACAAAGCTCATTTGTAGCACCTTCTCCCAGAAGCTGCCTAATCAATCAGGTGTGAAAGAACAATCTTTCTTCTTGAAACAACATACAGCCAGTAAGCATTAGAGCAGAAGGACCAAATTGAATCTTCATGCTTGCcaaaatgaaatgtttccaGTTGAAGACTTTTGCCTCTTAAGTTTACAGCACCTTTCTCTTTCACAAGAAAGGGTTGGTCTGGCTTTATTGCTTAGTCCAGAAGACAGTCACTTTTCAGACCTGGAACTGAagttttgcagagctgctgagctctaCACATTGCCGTTTTCCAAACTAGCCTAATGAGTTCCTAGTTGTGGtgaatttgcttttttggaTCTAGCTCACCATACACTGCATGCAAAAGGCATCAGGTTATGTGAAAGTCCCTCTGTAGGGACACCTACATTGAAAAATGAGAAGCACAAGATTCCACAGAGATGCCATGGTACAGATGAAGAATGCAGATGCACTCTAGCTACCTGTAGCACTTCTACACAATGACTTAGATAACCTATATAAATTTCAGTACATGCTGTCTATCCTCAGTCAGCTGCTATCACCACAGGTTAGATTCAGATGATGTTatgttagtatttttttcctcacttacTGAAGTCTGATAGCCTAAAGAATATTGCTGTGATCAACATTTTGATTAATACACTGTTAAATCTGTTTTGGCACATTTCAGGGTCCAGGGAAAGTGATCACctggattattttctttaattgtgACCAAGTAGAATAATCCTCCTGGTGAAAGTAGGTCTGGTACTAGTGGGAAAACTCTATCCATTACTTCTCTACCATTTTtgccaccagcccaggatgcctCTATTCCGTGGCTTTCCACCTAGGAAGAATGAAAACACAGATTGTCTTAATAAGAATGATAGAAGTGTCAATGATACTAAAAGACAAACTTCATCTGCCATTAGAAATCTGACAACTTTAATTCAGCAGATTAGTTTATGCAGCAAAAGTACCCCAAAACTGCTGTCTACACAGTGAGCATACTAATTTTGTTTCAGGTTCTGTTCTAAAACCGATTCAAAACAGCTACATTTTGTCACATCTTCGCCAAAGGAAGGCAGCCAGCCAACCCTTTAAGTGTTCCTGGGCCCAATTTTAAGAGTTGGATTCTGTGGAAGCACAGAGTTTATTCTGTGGGGAACAAATGCATTTTGCATTGAATCCTTCCTTAAGAATACCTCAGCGTGCCTAGCAGAAGTCTGGCAGTTTATAGCTGATGGAGAAACTAGATATTGAGAAGGAGCAACTAGCAACCTTTATTCCCATGGAAATATTTATACACAGctcagtaaataattttcactAAAACAGTGCTGGTCCTACAGCATCTGTTACCATTTTAAAAACTTGCAGTTTTCATGCAGGAGCTTATGTGATTTGCCATGTCTCTAGAAACACCATTTTTGTTACgtatttcagatttttcctaCCTCTTCAGAAGGTGTTACCACATACGGTGGATTAAAGAGCAGCAGATCAACCTTTCCATTTAATCTTGGAGTCAGTCCTTTGACCTAGATATGAAGTTGATGATTATTTTCTTagtgtttgttgtttggggtttttttttttgaaacataaaGAATGCAAATATGTTGTAAAAATAGTTACATGGTGATGGATATTCTGAGTATTTCAGCCTGACTCATGAACATTAAACTTTACTTTCTATGAAACATCAAGAAGTACCTGTGTATAGCAGAACAATTTCAATAGTTTTAAGACTATGTTATGTATAGAATGTAGCAGAGCAAGAGACACATATGCAAACACAAAGGTAGTACTGTATTCTTGCTCAGTTCAGAATTTAAGTTTGGTATAAAAGAGTTTTAAATTTATCAGCAGTTATCATTTGTTACCCCAAATGACCAGTCTGTGGCAACTGATGTTTGGGTCTCAAGTATAAGCAGTTGTTCACCCAATTTTAGATCACATCTATTGTTGCCTGTCTTCATGTATGTTTTATAAACATGTATTAAGGGTGTTTTAAACATATAACTTGCTAAAAAGATGAGAAACTTAATCTTTTCTCCACATCAAATTTTCtaagaaacaaaatgttaacAACATACAGTTTGCAATTAAATCAGGAATTGCTGAGAACCAAAAACTGTGTAGCATTAGGGGAAGATATGGGATAATGTCTGCAAAGTTACCTTACCAAGTCAGTAATGACTGGCTGAAGGTGAACGTTATTAAGCAGAGCTGTCTCCAGTGTACAGTAAGCTGCCATCGGGTTGATATCTGTGCatctaaaaggaaaatattactaAGTGTTAAGTTACTGGCTATTGCATCTGAAAGTTTAAACTTGTGAACATAGTAATCAGGTATTCTCAGTGAAAATACCCTCTCCAGCATCCTTTACTTTGCAAGTAAATAGCAAAAGTTAGCCAGTAAAATACACACAATGTATCAGTAGCTAAACAAGTCAATGCAGCATTGGAAGTTTTGTCTGAAAGCTGAAGTATAGAATTTCCTTTTCAGTGGTAGCTCTGCATAAATACACATGCATACAAGTATCTAATAAAATTCCATTATTGCCAACACCTGGGTAGTTAATGCTATGCCATCAAAACTCAGTGAGACCAGTCAGTGGCTAAAATTTAGGATTTAACCCGGTAAACACAAGCACAAGCTAAGTAGTTTGTCTAAAAAGTGGAATATTGGAATTCAGTTGCATGACTACATAACTGTTACAGAACCTGAAATAAATAGGGTCTATTTGATTTCCATATCTGTAGACTGAGCTAATATTTTGTAGAATAATGGAATATAGAATACGCTGCactggaagggacccatcaggatcatctAGCCCAAGTATCTGTTAAAAGATTAATtcttaaaatttgaaaatgggAAGTATATATGCAAGATTAAGTATTCGTTATTATTGCATGCACCAGTTTAAGTGCCATTATACTTACATGTACACTGCACTGGATCCGATAACGGAAGAAGCTAAAAATGTTGAAACCACACCAGATCCAGATCCTATTTCAAGGCAGACCTCAACTCTAAAGAGAGAAAACTCTGGATGACTTTTATTTGTAGCCTATAAGAGCACCTGCAACAGACACAAAATTAATCAAGACAGTGATATTAAACATGCTATCACAGTGCCCTTCTCCCAGACAGGCTCAAATACTCCCTGACCATACAGTCCCCAAAGCCCATGTAAACAGCTGCCAGGTTCACCTGTGCACACACAGACCATTCCAAGTTATCACAGGCCATGCTTCCCCCAGGAGCTAGCATTAAAGTTTCCATAAACTACATGATCTTAACAGTACAGGCTCCATACCTACAGCATTTTTGACACATTCATTGGAGCAAGACTGAACTCccaacagaatcacagaatggcaaGTTGAAAGGACCTCAAGGATTATCttgtccaacccttctaatattattgtttacaGTACATGTCCCAGCAGCCcgttgagctgagacttaaagcTTTacaaagtgggggaatccaccacttcccctgggagatcACTCCAATGTCTCTGACTGCCCTCACAATGAAAAATTTTTTGCAACTTGTGCCCGTTGCCCCTcatcttgtccatgtgactccttgtaaacagggagtctctgtttttctttgtagctgccgTTTAGGTACTGGAACactgtaataaggtctcccctaagccttcccttctcaaggctgaacagacccagtcTTCTTAGCCTCTGCTCACATGccaggtgctccagtcctctgatcatcctcatggctcttccctggaccctctccagcctgtctgcatcctttttgtacagcagagaccaaaactggatgcaacAGTCCAGGTGCAGTCTGACAAGTGCTGAGTAGAACAGGATGATGACTTCTCTGTgtctgctggtgatgctcttGTTGTTGCAaaccagcatcctgttggctcctgcagcacactgttcactCATGACgagcctgttgtccaccaagacccccagAGGATCCCTTTCCAccaggctgctctctagccagGTGGATCCTAGTCTGGACTGTGCTCCTGGGTTATGCGtgcccaggt from Heliangelus exortis chromosome 1, bHelExo1.hap1, whole genome shotgun sequence harbors:
- the HEMK2 gene encoding methyltransferase N6AMT1, with the protein product MCPRMRTPGRRGVMAAPELPTPRYEHLGPHGPFRDVYEPAEDTFLLLDALERDAAGLREARVEVCLEIGSGSGVVSTFLASSVIGSSAVYICTDINPMAAYCTLETALLNNVHLQPVITDLVKGLTPRLNGKVDLLLFNPPYVVTPSEEVESHGIEASWAGGKNGREVMDRVFPLVPDLLSPGGLFYLVTIKENNPDEILEIMKKYGLEGTRVLSRQAGQEMLTILKFRKS